In Pongo pygmaeus isolate AG05252 chromosome 13, NHGRI_mPonPyg2-v2.0_pri, whole genome shotgun sequence, one genomic interval encodes:
- the LOC129044384 gene encoding olfactory receptor 1J1: MSPENQSSMSEFLLLGLPIWPEQQAMFFALFLGMYLTTVLGNLLIILLIRLDSHLHTPMYFFLSHLALTDISFSSVTVPKMLMNMQTQHLAIFYKGCISQTYFFIFFADLDSFLITSMAYDRYVAICHPLHYATIMSQSQCVMLVAGSWVIACACALLHTLLLARLSFCADHIIPHFFCDLGALLKLSCSDTSLNQLAIFTAGLTAIMLPFLCILVSYGHIGVTILQIPSTKGICKALSTCGSHLSVVTIYYGTIIGLYFLPPSSNTNDKNIIASVIYTVVTPMLNPFIYSLRNKDIKGALRKLLSRSGAVAHACNLSTLR, encoded by the coding sequence ATGAGCCCTGAGAACCAGAGCAGCATGTCCGAGTtcctcctcctgggcctccccatCTGGCCAGAGCAGCAGGCCATGTTCTTTGCCCTATTCCTGGGCATGTACCTGACCACAGTGCTGGGGAACCTGCTCATCATCCTGCTCATCCGGCTGGACTCTCACCTtcacacccccatgtacttcttcctcagCCACTTGGCCCTCACTGACATATCCTTTTCATCTGTCACTGTCCCTAAGATGCTGATGAACATGCAGACCCAGCACCTAGCCATCTTTTACAAGGGGTGCATTTCACagacatattttttcatattttttgctgACTTAGACAGTTTCCTTATCACTTCAATGGCATATGACAGGTATGTGGCCATCTGTCACCCTCTACATTATGCCACCATCATGAGTCAGAGCCAGTGTGTCATGCTGGTGGCTGGGTCCTGGGTCATCGCTTGTGCGTGTGCTCTTTTGCATACCCTCCTTCTGGCCCGGCTTTCCTTCTGTGCTGACCACATCATCCCTCACTTCTTCTGTGACCTTGGTGCCCTGCTCAAGCTGTCCTGCTCAGACACCTCCCTCAATCAGTTAGCAATCTTTACAGCAGGATTGACAGCCATTATGCTTCCATTCCTGTGCATCCTGGTTTCTTATGGTCACATTggggtcaccatcctccagattCCCTCCACCAAGGGCATATGCAAAGCCTTGTCCACTTGTGGATCCCACCTCTCAGTGGTGACTATCTATTATGGGACAATTATTGGTCTCTATTTTCTTCCCCCATCCAGCAACACCAATGACAAGAACATAATTGCTTCAGTGATATACACAGTAGTCACTCCCATGTTGAACCCATTCATttacagtctgagaaataaagacattaaagGAGCCCTAAGAAAACTCTTGAgtaggtcaggcgcagtggctcatgcctgtaatctcagcactttgaga